One window of the Fusobacterium animalis 7_1 genome contains the following:
- a CDS encoding pseudouridine synthase, giving the protein MRLDKFLVECGIGSRKEVKKLISNNEITVNGISNISAKDNIDENSDIIEYNEEKLEYKKFRYYIMNKKSGYITATEDFKENTVMDLLPEWVIKKDLAPVGRLDKDTEGLLLFTNDGKLNHKLLSPKNHVDKVYYVEIKNNISDEDIFKLEQGVDIGNYITQPAKVEKISDNEIYLTIKEGKFHQIKKMLEAINNKVCYLKRVSFGRLKLNDLALGEVREVNLEDII; this is encoded by the coding sequence ATGAGATTAGATAAGTTCTTAGTTGAATGCGGTATAGGAAGCAGAAAAGAAGTTAAAAAATTAATCTCAAATAATGAAATAACTGTTAATGGAATAAGCAATATATCTGCCAAAGATAATATAGATGAAAATTCTGATATTATAGAATATAATGAAGAAAAACTAGAATATAAAAAATTTAGGTACTACATTATGAATAAAAAATCTGGATATATAACTGCAACAGAAGATTTTAAAGAAAACACTGTTATGGATTTACTTCCTGAATGGGTAATAAAGAAAGATTTAGCACCAGTTGGTAGGCTTGACAAAGATACAGAAGGTTTACTGCTTTTTACAAATGATGGAAAACTAAACCATAAATTATTATCTCCTAAAAATCATGTAGATAAAGTTTATTATGTGGAGATAAAAAATAATATTTCAGATGAAGATATTTTTAAACTGGAACAGGGAGTTGATATAGGGAACTATATCACTCAACCTGCAAAAGTTGAAAAAATCTCTGATAATGAAATTTATTTAACTATTAAGGAAGGAAAATTTCATCAGATAAAAAAGATGTTAGAAGCTATAAATAATAAAGTTTGTTATTTAAAAAGAGTGAGTTTTGGCAGACTAAAATTAAATGATTTAGCTTTGGGGGAAGTTAGAGAAGTTAATTTAGAAGATATAATTTAA